The sequence below is a genomic window from Bdellovibrionota bacterium.
CGTTTCGGGATTCCTCCACCCATTTTCCGGCCGGAGAGGTTCCACTTCGCACCACAATCAAAGGAAAATGCTTGGACTTCACAATTACCGTTTCGACCGGCGCCGCACAGCTCCAAACATATTTAATCACGTCGGGCAACAGCCATCGCTTGGGAAAAACGACATAAAGAGCGGCCGGACTGTCGTTTTTGTCCGGTAATCGCTCGTCCGCACCCGGGGGAAATACGTTCACGCGCCATTTCCACATCAGCCGAGGCGTCTCGGAAAGCTTCCAGCCCCCGCCGCGAAACAATTGAACCGATTCGCCGTGATCCGTCGCGGAGAGGTAGTGATTTCCGTTTTCCAGGGCGATACGATAGACCTTCTTCGGGTCTCCGTTCCGGCTGTCCCACCCTTTGGAAGGGGTTTCGTCTTCCTTGAACG
It includes:
- a CDS encoding DUF3047 domain-containing protein — encoded protein: MPSRRIRAVWLVALCAASSAHAQQITTVLENFESFKEDETPSKGWDSRNGDPKKVYRIALENGNHYLSATDHGESVQLFRGGGWKLSETPRLMWKWRVNVFPPGADERLPDKNDSPAALYVVFPKRWLLPDVIKYVWSCAAPVETVIVKSKHFPLIVVRSGTSPAGKWVEESRNVYEDYKKLFDRGVPNPKAVGFLTDANAVKGTAAADYDELRLARESIKETWDP